The Desulfobacterales bacterium region CTTTTTCATAGAGATCAAATGAACGTTCGAGCCAACGGTCATAGTTGGTTGTATAGATCATTGGAAACTTCATGTTTGCTATCAATCTGTGTAATTCTGAACTATTCAAATCGATATCTTTAGAATGCCAATTTGTGTCCATCCAACTTCTTAGGGGGCCTATATTCCCTTTTTTTACCCGGTAATATTCTGCAAGAGCTAAATTTTCACCGAAAGTTTTATATATCTCAGGATCATATCCAAGTTCATCAGCAATGTGATCTATTAATTCAGACCACGCCGGCAAGCCCAGATTCTTTGATACGCCAGCCCCGACAAATAAAATAACATTTCTTTCACGATAGGCGGATTTTAAATCGTCCATTACAGTATTTCCTTCAATAGAAACTCTCTAAACTGATCAAATGCCAATTTGCGCATTGATATTTCATTCTTTTTTTCGCCCAATTCTGCAAAAGTTTCTGTGTATCCATTTGGTATAAAAACACAGTCCCATTGAAAAGCTCTATCACCTTTTGGCTCAGGGGAAATTTTACCTTCAACTGACCCTTCAAAAGTATATATTTTTTTTGCATCACAGTATGCTATAACGGTCCTGGCAGTTAATGAGGTATTTTCAAGTCCTCCCAGCAATTCTGAGAATTTGTCTGCTTCCAATTTATCCCAAAAAACTTGGGTCAATCCTCCAGGAAATCCTTGTAGACTATCGATATAGAGTCCAGTATGTTCTATAAAAACTGGCCTCCCTATTTGATTAAAAGCCTTCAGCACCTTATCCCTAACAATTTCATGAATATCCTCTGTTTGTATCTCATGAATTGTGAGTGGAGCATGAATAATAGAGATACCGATATCACCTATAATTGTCTCGACTTCTTTTGCTTTATGAG contains the following coding sequences:
- a CDS encoding non-canonical purine NTP pyrophosphatase: MEIRFVTKNPHKAKEVETIIGDIGISIIHAPLTIHEIQTEDIHEIVRDKVLKAFNQIGRPVFIEHTGLYIDSLQGFPGGLTQVFWDKLEADKFSELLGGLENTSLTARTVIAYCDAKKIYTFEGSVEGKISPEPKGDRAFQWDCVFIPNGYTETFAELGEKKNEISMRKLAFDQFREFLLKEIL